CTTCGGGATCACGATCTGCGGGTTGCCCTCGACGTTCGGGGCCGTGATGTTACCCTCTTCGGGGTACTTCATGTTCCAGCCCCACTGGTATGCCTCGGCCTCGACGACGACGTCGCCCTCACCGGGGCCGTCGTTCATGCCTTCCATGTAGGTGACGTTCGGGTTCGCGAGCACGCCGTACGAGGCGACCCCGACGAACAGGAGGACGGCCGCGGTCGCGATCGTCCACGTGATCTCCAGGCGGCGGTTCTCCTTCGTCGGCTGCGCCTCGTCACTGCGCCGGAACCGGATCACGGTGTAGATGAGGATGGCTTCCGTGATGACGGTGATCGGAATGGCGACGTACAGCAGCTTTCCGTTGAGCTCGTTGATTAGGCCCGAGGTCGCCGACGCCTGCGCGGCGACTGGATCAGCGACCAGCGCGAGGACGACGGCCGAGAGGAGTGCAACGAGCCCGAGTCGCGTCCGTCTCATGCTAATCGGGGGTTAGGAACTGCTACGTAAATACCTACTGACTCGATGCTCACCACCGCCGTGTCGCGTGGTTCTGCCCAGGCTCGCGAAGGAGGGGGAGCCGACGGGAGCCGATCGACGCGTCCCGGCGGACCAGCGCCGAAGCGGCGGTCGCCGCCGGCGATCCGTGGGCGATCCGTCGGTGAGTGGCGGTCCCGCGAAGCGGGGCGTCTAAGTATGCCCGTTCCCAAGACTGGCGTATGTCGCGCGACGCACGCGAGTCGCGGGCGGAGGGGCGGGGACGGTACCCCGGCCTCCTCGCGGCCGCGGCCATGGCTGTCTATCTCCTGTTACTCGTCGGTGCGACGACCGCGCTGACGGACGCGGCGTCGGCCTGCACGGCCTGGCCCGCCTGTGGCGACGGGCTCGCGCTCCCGGCGACCGCGGCGGGGTACGTCGCCCTCGGTCACCGGGTCGCCGCGGTGCTCGTCGGCCTCCTCGTCGTGGCCGTGCTCGTCGCCGCCTGGCGCGAGAGCGAGCCTCGCCGCGTCCGAGCGGCGACCACCGCGTCGGCCGCGCTCTACCCCCTCCAGGCCGGACTCGGCGCGCTCGTCGCCACCACGGAAGGCGGCGTCCTCCGGGCGGCCCACCTCGTCGTGGGGATGGCGATCTTCGGCGGGCTCGTCGCCGCGCTGGCGTGGACGCTCGAATCGCGCACCGGCGATCCGAACGACAGGCCCGCGGGCCGGCCGGACGGCCCACCGGCCGCCGACCCGGCCGGGGAGTCGGACTACGACCACGGCCCGGCCGCCGGCGACCGGCCGGAACTCCCCACCTCGCCACTGGCACGGGCGAAGACCGTCGCGTACGCCTACTTCCGGCTGACGAAGCCGCGACTGATGTGGCTGCTCTGTCTCGTCGCCTCGGCGGGGATGGCGCTCGCCGGCTCGATCCACCCGGGGCTCACCCCGCAGGTGATGCTGGCCACGCTCGGCGGTGGCGTCCTCTCGATCGGCTCCGCGGGCACGCTGAACCACGTCTTCGAGCGCGACATCGACCGGCGGATGCAACGGACCTCCGACCGGCCGCTGGCGACCGACATCGTCCCCGTCCGGAACGCGCTCGCTTTTGCGCTCCTGCTCGGCGGGACGTCGATCGCGCTGTTCGCCTCGGTGAACCTCCTGGCGGCCGTCCTCGGGCTGGGAGCCATCGCGTTTTACGCCGTCGTCTACACGCTCCTGTTGAAACCCAACAGCGTCCAGAACACCGTCATCGGCGGGGCGGCCGGCGCGCTCCCCGCACTCATCGGCTGGGTCGCCGTCACGGGGTCGATCGGCTGGGGCGGCATCGCGCTGGCGACGGTCATCTTCCTGTGGACGCCCGCGCACTTCTACAACCTCGCCCTGGCGTACAAGGACGACTACGAGCGCGGGGGATTCCCGATGCTGCCCGTCGTCCGCGGGGAGACCGTCACGCGGAAGCATATCGTCGGCTACCTGGGCGCGACGCTGGTCGCCGCCGGCGCGCTGGCGACGATGACCGCGCTCGGCCCCGTCTACGTTCTCACGAGTGCGCTG
This Salinigranum marinum DNA region includes the following protein-coding sequences:
- the coxB gene encoding cytochrome c oxidase subunit II; the encoded protein is MRRTRLGLVALLSAVVLALVADPVAAQASATSGLINELNGKLLYVAIPITVITEAILIYTVIRFRRSDEAQPTKENRRLEITWTIATAAVLLFVGVASYGVLANPNVTYMEGMNDGPGEGDVVVEAEAYQWGWNMKYPEEGNITAPNVEGNPQIVIPKDTDVYFRITSTDVIHGFAVPELGLKQDAMPGATNTIKTVAYEEDTYQGYCTEYCGVAHSQMYFTVEVVSQEEYQEWLDEQQSSQSG
- a CDS encoding heme o synthase, which produces MSRDARESRAEGRGRYPGLLAAAAMAVYLLLLVGATTALTDAASACTAWPACGDGLALPATAAGYVALGHRVAAVLVGLLVVAVLVAAWRESEPRRVRAATTASAALYPLQAGLGALVATTEGGVLRAAHLVVGMAIFGGLVAALAWTLESRTGDPNDRPAGRPDGPPAADPAGESDYDHGPAAGDRPELPTSPLARAKTVAYAYFRLTKPRLMWLLCLVASAGMALAGSIHPGLTPQVMLATLGGGVLSIGSAGTLNHVFERDIDRRMQRTSDRPLATDIVPVRNALAFALLLGGTSIALFASVNLLAAVLGLGAIAFYAVVYTLLLKPNSVQNTVIGGAAGALPALIGWVAVTGSIGWGGIALATVIFLWTPAHFYNLALAYKDDYERGGFPMLPVVRGETVTRKHIVGYLGATLVAAGALATMTALGPVYVLTSALFGGVFLWAVVRLHYEQSEGAAFRAFHASNAYLGALLLAIVVDTLVV